GCCAGCAGTTTATCCATCCTTCTCTCATTATGACTCCACTGAAACACGGGATTAGCATCACTTCACTCTGAATTTCCTCAAAATGAACTCTAATAATGTAGAGTTCAAACTTCAAAATACACAggatttttctgcatttagCACTGTACCCCTGTCTTTAAAAAGGACTGGTTTCAGTCTTGTTAATAATGCAAATTAAATTTACAGTTACCTTTCaagaacaagattttttttctctaccaaGACTCTGTAAAAGTAATTTACACATGCTTCAAAAATTTCCTTCCAACCATCATATGTTTACAGAAGAGCTGCCTTTGGGCTAAAAGCGACCTCCCTCAATAATGGAAGAGAAGAGTAAGTGACCCCTTTGATCTTAGCAATAGGAACCTGAAGACTAGATTTGTTagaagaagagaaagggaagggcaTTTTACGTTTTATGAATTCAATTTACATTCAATTTGTAGACCCTGGTGACTCGTTTGGCACATTCACTACTCAAGTCAGCCTTGCTAAAGACTGCAGTTTTAATGCTACCACTCTCATTTTAAAGCTATGCATTAGCTTAAAGCATCAAATAACTGCTTACTAGAAATTTCATATCCCAGCCTTTTCACTTAATTAAGGTAATAACAAGTGTTCCCTATTAGTGCAGCTAAACCATGGTAGTATTCCTGATATTTGTTATTTATACACATACACATCTATACTCACACTAGTGAAGCCAAGCATCTTTTGAAACATCTTCATAGCTGCAAAACGGAACTGCCCAGAAATCCACTTCACATTAATCCTTTAGCTTACAAAAGGTACCCTCTGGTGGTAGTAGTGGGTATGTGCAGGTTTTGCCTGAAGCAGCAATTTTTAAGACATAATGACAAAAAATCATTTAATCCTGTctttaaaaatccattatttAGTTCCCAAAATAGATTTCTCAATTTTGAGTCAGCTGCTAGGACTTAATTGATTcttatttttgaatattttttattgacACTTACTCTGAAAGCATCAGGCAGGCCCATTCCCTTTTTCATTATcatttgtttaatttgtttcatttgttcatTGTGTCTCATTTCTCCCCTTCCATCCACATGGTGGGCAGTTTATTCCACCGCCCAGGTTTTGCTTACCCTACGCATGCCCTAAGGTGAAGAAAACCATTTAAAACACACCCTTCTGCCTGAATCTTTTGTCATTTGGAAAAAgatggttttttccttctttggagaTATTCTATATTATACTTTCAAATGTTTGCTTACATTTCATGTCATCCTGTAGAGTGGATAAAGTtgatctgttttctttcagcataAGACTTTCTGATAAATAGCTGCAAAGAGATATGGAAGAATAAATTCCTCAAGTGTCACAAGTATTTGTGGCAGTTACAATGTGTTAACAAATAgtgtattatttattatttatgtttgCTAGAGCTTTATGATTAGACAAAGTAAGAACACTTTAGTTATGTAAGTGctataaaatgataaaaaagcAAGTCTGTCACTGTAAGAGCTTGACAACAGTATTCCCCAGCCATGTTGTCTTGGggtgagctggcaaaatgccaactgtccagacagagagaaagggttcctcctcccttcaaccagccaagggaaaaagaagagggagagaggggaaaaaaccactccaaaccaggtttatgctgaaactaactacatgtatttatacagaaaagagaaaattaagagaaaactacaatataacacacacaagttatgtataacaaaaaataacttcccactcctcagttaatacaaagcccattactctaggTTCATAAGCACTCTTTTAAAAGACTCCTagcaaaaaaacagaaagagtaacaacaaaaatgtttctacttccctgaatgcaaacgAAATGCAAGCAGCGGTAGCAGGGGCAGGGCcaaacagaagagaacaactgcagaagtcttctctgcactccagccatggtggaactgaaccaacacctcccactgctgcacacatatcttacatttgtgtcatctggtatgaaatatttccttggttactcagtcaggtgagagctgtctcccagtcctcatagattctctgagcctgacaatttgaggcctagctaaaaccactacaatgTAAAATCCTGAAGTTCCAGCACTGCAGAATTCAACATTTCTGAGTAAGCCTCACAGAGCAAAGACAAATTAGGTTCAAGATTCTGTGAAAACATCACAGTACTGCACAGGATGAGACCATGGGACAAGCCAAAACTACAGAACGGTAGTTTTAAGACTGACCAACAGAACACAGAGCTGGCAAGACAGGTCTGCTTCTCTTGGCAGCTGAAATCCACTCCTAAATACTGTCTTGTAAGAGCCTGTGGGTCCTTTCTTCCCACTGAAATTCAAACTTCTTTTTAGCAAGAACACCAATAAATGCACACTGCCTGGGTAAAACCCCAACATACATGAGCAACACTCCTCACCAAGACCCACAACAACCAAGTAGTTTTACCCCTTACATCATGGAAGAGAGAGGTTTTCAGACACCCACCCCATGTCCTGTCCCACCTCTGCAAGTGCACCTGCTCACAGGCCCACAGACTCAGCATTTCCTTCTCTCATGTCCAGCAGCAAAAACTCAGGTAAAGCAATAAATAATAAGGTTGTAATAACTGCATGGTGCAGGCAGGTGACAAAGGCTTGAGTTCTTTGTGAACATACAAACAAACTTCAGATGCCTCATTTCCCAAGGTATCTACAAATTATTTTAGTACCTTTTACAAGCATGCTTTTCTGAATTTCGGCACAAGCAATACAGAATATAGATGTAGGAATGAGATCACATTTCAGGTTAAAGTAAGCATCTGAATGTTTTTCACTATTCTGAAAGGACAGGGAACCCTGTACagaatattctttcttttcaatttaGAGCAGCTGTAAagagtttgttttaaaagaccTGTCTGTATTTTGCCTCCACCCTTGTGCCTGTGCAGGTGTTCCACTCCAGATGCAAAATGCTCACAGGCAATGGCATGTCATTAAAACATGCCAGGTATAACTCCTTACAGGAACTACCCCAGctgttttcctgaagaaaagcaaaaacaaactACACATTTCAGCAAAGGTATTGAAGCCTTTGATGATGCCTGTGCAAACAGTATTGCCTGGggcacagaaaggaaagaaaggactAACATGCTAAGGTGCTGTTTTAAATCAATTTCCACGGAAACTGAACAGTTGTACCAGCCAAATACAGCACTTAGTTTCAGCATGGCCTACTAGCTGTCAGTTCAGTGTAATTTCAGTTGACTCTGGAACCTTAAATAccttacttttttctttatgtgaTTCTTGGGTGTTTCATACTCTCCTTCTGTATTTCCACTTTCTTCACTGTGATCTTCAAGGTAAGTCTGAAAATCCTATGCTGTTCTAGCTGAGGCAAAGTCATCAGGCTTCTTTTTTTTAGCTTCTTCGAAAGGAATACAAAAACCAGCCACCAACTAATTGCATTTATCACCTActctttgaaaatgaaacaaacaaacagtaCCACAACTCTTAAACAAACCTATTCTACTACTTAGGAATATCTagagcaaaataattttgtacaaGAAGTAAATAAACTGCTTAAACCATAcctataaaaaagaaaatactaccTTTCCATGTTAATTCCTGCTCTTGAACCACTAGATAATAGGGCAGTGAGCACTATTTGTGAAGGAGTAAAAAGCAGATATGCATCTGTCAGAGCCACTCGATTCAGGAAGTCATCAGCTGTTTTCCTCAAAACTTCAGGATTTTCCAGCACTGGGTAGCGAGTCTAAAAGGTAAGTATTTAGCACAGTTAGTGgctgctcctccttcctgtTCATGAGCTCAGAACACACAAAGCAACAATATCTTATAAAGCCAAAAAGCAGCATGCCTTCCTCTTTTTCCAAAAATAACCTAAAAAGCTTAAAGACCACAAATAAACAACTACCTTTAAGATATTTGTCTATTACTTTAGTAATTAGATCTTAGAAGACCACAggcacaaaagaaaataaagtttttaaCACAACACATCACAGACTTGTATGACTTTACAACACAAAGTACGTAGAACATCAAAACAGTATTACCTTCAAATCAATTAGAAATCCCTCAAATGGCCTGTATGGATTGTGGACGATGAGATGGAAGTTCAGTTGCTGAATAAGCAGAAGTTCATAGTCCAGTATTTGTTCAAGAGCTTCCCCCTGTTCAACAGGGCTTTCTTGAAGGTTACCAACAAACTGTGCACTGGATACATTAAATTCATCTACTTTACAGGCCAAAAATGCACATGTTAGCCttcaggaggggaaaaaaaacaaaaaagcaaacaattgGCATATGCAGCATCCATTCTTCTATCAAGAGTTCTGCTCAAAAAATTTGTATCTTCAAAACACCATGTTCTGAGCACAACAAACTTGTCCAAGCAGAAACAGACCATTTTTGTCTTTACTCCTGTTTAAGCTCTTGGATTTCcattctctttttgttttccagatctTTACAAATATAAAGACAGAGTAACTGAAGAAGTCTTGATAACTCACATTATTATCCGAGGATGATACTCCATCACTGAGTTATTGAGGTAAAAGCGTTTGAAATACATGCAAGCTGTTCcctaaatggaaaaaaaataggagagggaagaaataaaaatggattaagaaaaaaaaatacattttaagaaatCACAGATCAGGCAAGTTTAAATATATACTACAGACATACAGGATACACTAAGACACCAAGACACACACAAAGACTACATGTATGCCTCCAAGAGCCTTAGGCTATGAAAGCCTTACAAAAtcttttcctctatttttaGACATATTTTGGAAGACAATGCTCAAAAAGCCTACATGAGAAAAAGCTggtatttaaacaaaatttaaaaactgaagactaaaaaaaaatatcctgaaaGTTGTGAGCAATACCAACCACTTGACTTCCTAGATCAGTAAATTTTGCAACGTGTTTACAGGCATGAAAGCAAGTGTTTTTGAAAACCACTGCCTGACCAAGGCTCCACAGGGGCCACTTCTCAAACCTGAGTCTGGCTTCACAGAACATGCCATGGCAGCTACTGCCACCTTTTCAAAAGCATCCTCAAGTGGGGCACTCCTCACCACACTTGCCAGAAGAGAGGACTGACAGGGCGCAGTACAAGCCATTGCTCTTAGTGGCTGAGTGAAAGAGAAGCACATTTTCACTCTCTGCTTCGGCTGCCGGTCCCCACTCACTCCCTTATGAAACACTCGTCTGCGTTCAAGACAAGTCAGTTCAAggtaaatttctttttctttagtaGTTTAGTTTACTGCCAGTACAAACGCTTGATCCAGCTTTTTCTTTGGTCAGGCAAACACTAGCACTTGAGAAATAACTGAAGGACAGCTCAAATGTGGGTGTGCCTCCTTCAGTGAGACTGCTGTATTGTACCATCATCACTTTCTTGTAATATCAGCCGTAACCATCAGACATCTACTTGCTTTTTCTACTCTCTGCTAAAGGGTAGTACACAACAGTTCAGTCAAAACAGCTCAGTTCGCCACGAAAGAGCCACAAGCagatgtatgtatgtatgcatgtatgtatggccagacctCGCGAAccaagatttgggcagggctctccccacgtgcccttccagcctgcgtaGTGactttttcaggtgaggctcagcgtgcccagaactggccccaccgtttcagtcctaaggtccatttgccacagccgagtgagcttggacagtgacagggaagtcctcgggactgtcacaggccccggtactgaccggggctgaccctgctgagcatccgagatctgatgcgatgggatggcagggaggcatttactgccaggggactgtcccactgagactcaaattcaggtccttgggattcagagtccagagtgctctccttcacaccacgggactgcccacAAAAGCAGATGACCACGTTGAGAAATAACTCTGTTTGGAGCGGCCACGCCgctcagaaaacaaacaagcaaagatAAAAAGTGACTAcagagggcagtgctggaggacaGAAAAAGGCTTCAAGGATATCAGCGTTCTCAGGAACAAGCCAAGCGAGCAGCAGCAGGCGAAGGCAGCAGCGCCGCTCACTCACCACCACGGAGCGCGGCATCGCGGGCTTGAACACGGCGCAGAAGTCCAGCAGCCGCTTCTCGTAGTACTTGCATATGGC
This region of Pithys albifrons albifrons isolate INPA30051 chromosome Z, PitAlb_v1, whole genome shotgun sequence genomic DNA includes:
- the LOC139684882 gene encoding cyclin-H-like; translation: MFHSSTQRRHWTFGSEEELSRRRADANRRVRAKAAASGKVPEGEAVVLEPQEELAICKYYEKRLLDFCAVFKPAMPRSVVGTACMYFKRFYLNNSVMEYHPRIIMLTCAFLACKVDEFNVSSAQFVGNLQESPVEQGEALEQILDYELLLIQQLNFHLIVHNPYRPFEGFLIDLKTRYPVLENPEVLRKTADDFLNRVALTDAYLLFTPSQIVLTALLSSGSRAGINMESYLSESLMLKENRSTLSTLQDDMKCIENLIKKYELPRPEEVAALKQKLEKCHSLELACNTNLKKRKGYEDDEYVSKKSKMDEEEWTDDPVE